One Ficedula albicollis isolate OC2 chromosome Z, FicAlb1.5, whole genome shotgun sequence DNA window includes the following coding sequences:
- the MRPS30 gene encoding 28S ribosomal protein S30, mitochondrial has product MASLRVRRLLGPGRRWFSETVPGAPPPPASPLYPPVVASITAKSKAAKSRRLQRFNQRVHAAATVEEKLRLYGKLQRPKYTVYPQTFALNADRWYRSFTRTVLVPGMPPRTAAAKRSVAAAGATPEAGRTPEPGEEAPAAAEAPGAAEAPGAAKTSEPAAGAAPYVDIGELRSLACDALLQESFYQKKKRPFLYRDQDHTPGPFLTQLVSTLAASLSSRNPLLAASSLDLNPEVNYYWHHGEEVVVHGHRKGRVDPVRFQIDDNPHLQIRVPKQLPEVVPLESDLGDIPVIDHKPSKLPLFKKQYENKVFIGSKVADPCCYGHTQFHLLPDRLKRERFIRERLEDQIEVVYRSNGIASLFAWTAAQAMYQGFWSEADVTRPFVSQAVVTDGKYFAFFCYQLNTLALTAETIKNNPRKNICWGTDSKPLYDVVEDGNVKGFNDEILLQLVRFLLNRPKEL; this is encoded by the exons ATGGCGTCGCTGAGGGTCCGGCGGCTGCTGGGGCCCGGCCGGCGCTGGTTCTCAGAGACGGTGCCCGGCGCGCCACCGCCGCCCGCCAGCCCTCTCTACCCACCCGTGGTGGCGTCCATCACGGCCAAGAGCAAAGCGGCCAAGTCGCGACGCCTGCAGCGCTTCAACCAGCGAGTGCACGCGGCGGCCACGGTGGAGGAGAAGCTGCGGCTGTACGGGAAGCTGCAGCGGCCCAAGTACACGGTGTACCCGCAGACCTTCGCTCTGAACGCCGACCGCTGGTACCGCAGTTTCACAAGAACCGTCTTAGTGCCGGGGATGCCCCCGAGAACCGCGGCCGCGAAACGCTCGGTAGCGGCGGCAGGAGCGACCCCCGAGGCCGGCAGAACCCCGGAGCCGGGAGAGGAGGCGCCGGCGGCTGCGGAGGCACCGGGGGCTGCGGAGGCGCCGGGCGCCGCGAAAACCTCGGAGCCTGCGGCGGGAGCGGCGCCGTATGTGGATATAGGCGAGCTGCGCTCTCTTGCTTGCGACGCCCTTCTCCAGGAGAGCTTCTACCAGAAAAAGAAGCGGCCGTTCCTCTACCGCGATCAGGATCACACTCCTGGCCCTTTCCTCACGCAGCTCGTTTCCACCCTCGCCGCTTCCCTGTCCAGTCGCAAcccactgctggctgcttcCTCTCTCG ATCTAAACCCTGAAGTTAACTATTACTGGCATCATGGTGAGGAAGTTGTTGTTCACGGACATCGAAAGGGTAGAGTTGATCCTGTGCGATTCCAAATAGATGATAACCCACACCTCCAGATCCGTGTACCAAAGCAGCTTCCTGAG GTTGTACCCCTGGAGTCAGACCTTGGAGATATTCCTGTTATTGATCATAAGCCATCCAAATTGccattgtttaaaaaacagtatGAAAATAAGGTATTTATAG GATCAAAGGTGGCAGACCCATGCTGTTATGGACATACCCAGTTTCATCTCCTTCCTGACAGACTGAAGCGGGAGAGGTTTATAAGGGAGCGTCTTGAGGACCAGATCGAAGTTGTTTATCGGTCGAATGGAATTGCAAGTCTCTTTGCCTGGACAGCAGCACAAGCAATGTATCAAG GATTCTGGAGTGAAGCAGATGTGACCCGTCCTTTTGTATCACAGGCAGTGGTGactgatggaaaatattttgccttcttttgTTACCAGCTAAATACTTTAGCACTAACTGCAGAAACTATTAAAAACAACCCTCGAAAGAATATCTGTTGGGGTACAGACAGTAAGCCACTGTACGATGTGGTGGAAGATGGTAATGTGAAAGGCTTTAATGATGAAATTCTGCTTCAGTTGGTTCGTTTTCTACTAAACAGACCAAAAGAGTTGTAA